One genomic region from Estrella lausannensis encodes:
- a CDS encoding RluA family pseudouridine synthase — protein MADPEFGEELEEVLIAESEAGERLDKILAGRFKDVKSRTYFQYLFQEGKVSVNGLPVKKQYRPRTGDLVEVQFILTPELNLAAENIPLRILYEDESLIAIDKPPGMVVHPAPGNWSGTVVNALLFHCTRLKEEFQQEHIRPGIVHRLDKETSGVLLAAKSHSMHGKLVDLFSSRQVYKEYLAVCLGNPGRGIIDKPIGRDPYHRKQMKVLDEGGKRAVTEFETLATDGQVSLVKIILKTGRTHQIRVHMQSKNAPVLGDSLYGSIAVNKKWKAERQLLHAYRLSFLHPMTKKPITFQAPLPPDLSFFAEKLKLSDDPRLRAC, from the coding sequence ATGGCAGATCCCGAATTTGGTGAAGAGTTAGAAGAGGTCCTGATTGCTGAGAGCGAGGCAGGCGAGAGGCTCGATAAAATCCTTGCGGGGAGATTCAAGGATGTGAAGTCGCGCACCTATTTTCAATATCTCTTTCAGGAAGGAAAGGTTTCTGTTAACGGTCTGCCCGTGAAAAAACAGTACCGGCCGCGAACCGGCGACTTAGTTGAAGTTCAATTCATCCTCACGCCGGAACTTAATCTCGCCGCTGAGAACATTCCCCTACGCATTCTCTATGAAGATGAAAGCCTGATTGCCATCGACAAGCCGCCCGGCATGGTCGTTCATCCCGCGCCGGGAAATTGGTCGGGAACAGTCGTGAATGCGCTTCTTTTTCATTGTACCAGGCTGAAAGAGGAGTTTCAGCAAGAACACATTCGCCCGGGCATCGTCCACCGCCTGGATAAAGAGACTTCCGGCGTGCTGCTTGCTGCCAAGAGCCATTCGATGCACGGCAAGTTGGTAGATCTATTCTCGAGCCGTCAGGTCTACAAGGAGTATCTTGCCGTCTGCCTTGGCAATCCGGGCCGGGGGATCATCGATAAACCGATAGGTCGCGATCCATATCACCGTAAGCAGATGAAGGTGTTGGACGAGGGCGGAAAGAGGGCCGTTACCGAGTTTGAAACGTTGGCAACCGACGGACAGGTCAGCCTAGTTAAAATCATTCTCAAAACGGGGCGCACCCATCAAATCCGGGTTCACATGCAGTCGAAAAACGCACCCGTCTTGGGAGATAGTCTCTATGGCAGTATCGCCGTGAATAAAAAATGGAAGGCTGAGAGGCAGCTTCTGCACGCTTACCGCCTCTCCTTTCTCCACCCCATGACGAAAAAGCCCATCACGTTTCAGGCCCCGCTTCCGCCGGATTTATCCTTTTTTGCGGAAAAATTGAAGCTGAGTGACGATCCAAGGCTGCGTGCCTGCTAA
- the dtd gene encoding D-aminoacyl-tRNA deacylase, which translates to MRALVQRVKRADVVVDGETVGQIGHGLLIYLGIHKDDDMAKVRYLAPKVAKLRLFQDDAGKMNRSLIDTGGEALVISQFTLYGDCSSGLRPDFFSAMPAKEAVLLYESFVSELKREIKRVETGRFQAYMQVSSVNDGPVTLMVEAP; encoded by the coding sequence GTGAGAGCGCTTGTGCAACGAGTAAAGAGAGCGGATGTAGTTGTGGATGGAGAGACAGTCGGCCAGATAGGGCATGGACTTTTGATCTATCTGGGCATCCATAAAGACGATGATATGGCAAAGGTGCGCTATCTGGCCCCTAAAGTTGCCAAGTTGCGTCTTTTTCAAGACGATGCGGGTAAGATGAACCGCAGCTTGATTGACACAGGAGGCGAAGCGCTTGTCATCTCTCAGTTCACTCTCTATGGCGACTGCTCAAGCGGTCTGCGTCCCGATTTTTTTTCTGCCATGCCCGCTAAGGAGGCGGTGCTGCTCTATGAGAGTTTTGTCTCTGAACTGAAACGCGAAATCAAAAGGGTTGAGACGGGCAGGTTTCAGGCGTATATGCAAGTCTCATCCGTCAATGACGGACCTGTAACTCTCATGGTAGAGGCTCCCTGA
- a CDS encoding KH domain-containing protein yields MKEFVAYIVKNLVDHPDKVKINEIGGTQTLIIELCVEKSDIGKIIGKKGKTINAIRTLLMSVASRNGIRVNLEILEEEEAAQRNQA; encoded by the coding sequence ATGAAAGAATTCGTAGCTTACATCGTAAAAAACCTGGTCGATCATCCTGACAAGGTAAAAATCAACGAAATCGGTGGTACTCAGACGCTCATTATTGAGCTGTGTGTCGAAAAATCGGATATAGGAAAAATTATCGGAAAGAAGGGTAAGACCATCAACGCAATCCGTACACTCCTCATGTCCGTCGCGAGCCGCAATGGCATTCGTGTCAACCTGGAGATCTTGGAAGAAGAGGAAGCTGCTCAGCGCAATCAGGCTTAA
- the kdsA gene encoding 3-deoxy-8-phosphooctulonate synthase — protein MHTVQVGKITIGADAPLSFMIGPCVIESEEHSIMSCGKIVEITEKLNVPFIFKSSFDKANRSSIHSFRGPGLQEGLRILKKVKETFNVPVVTDIHLPEQAAPAAEVCDILQIPAFLSRQTDLLEAAGRTGRVVSVKKGQFMSPWEMGNVVEKLIESGCKGIILVDRGATFGYQNLVSDMRAIAIMHKFGWPVCFDATHSVQLPGGEGKTSGGQREFIPLLARAAVASGADCVFLEAHPNPKEALSDASSQLPLEELSELLERLLMIRKAITAKI, from the coding sequence ATGCATACTGTCCAAGTAGGAAAAATTACAATCGGGGCTGACGCCCCTCTCTCTTTCATGATAGGTCCTTGCGTGATCGAAAGCGAGGAACACTCTATCATGAGCTGCGGTAAAATTGTCGAGATAACCGAAAAATTAAATGTCCCGTTCATTTTCAAATCCAGCTTTGATAAAGCCAACCGCTCTTCCATTCACTCTTTCCGTGGTCCGGGACTTCAGGAAGGGTTGAGGATTTTAAAAAAAGTAAAAGAGACCTTTAATGTGCCGGTTGTCACCGATATCCATTTACCGGAGCAGGCAGCGCCTGCGGCGGAAGTGTGCGATATCTTGCAAATACCGGCATTCTTGAGTCGTCAGACGGACCTTCTCGAAGCTGCGGGCAGAACAGGTCGTGTCGTCAGCGTTAAGAAGGGCCAGTTCATGTCGCCCTGGGAAATGGGAAATGTCGTTGAGAAGCTGATCGAAAGCGGTTGCAAGGGCATTATTTTGGTAGACAGGGGAGCTACCTTCGGATATCAGAATCTGGTGAGCGATATGCGGGCGATTGCCATCATGCACAAATTTGGCTGGCCGGTCTGTTTCGATGCCACTCATTCGGTGCAACTACCGGGCGGAGAAGGTAAAACAAGCGGCGGGCAAAGAGAATTTATCCCTCTCTTGGCAAGAGCTGCCGTGGCGAGTGGTGCTGACTGCGTGTTTCTCGAAGCGCATCCCAATCCGAAAGAAGCGTTAAGTGATGCCTCCTCACAGCTACCATTGGAGGAGCTCTCGGAGTTGCTTGAGCGGCTTTTGATGATCCGTAAGGCAATAACGGCTAAAATTTAA
- the lptB gene encoding LPS export ABC transporter ATP-binding protein, with product MTKTDPKEESPLQLEVKDLVKSYNGRRVVDGLSFYVRRGEVVGLLGPNGAGKTTAFYMTIGLIKPEQGRVFFEGEDITKLPIHERAKRGMGYLAQEPSVFRNLTVEDNILSILENLPLTRAERMAKLKEHLEDLHLEKLAKKRAVQLSGGERRRLEITRALVTEPKFLLLDEPFANIDPISVAEVKQLIKMLSKKGISVLITDHNAREIFSAVDRSYIVRDGKVLMSGNVDELLNSKEAREHYLGTDFSI from the coding sequence GTGACAAAGACTGACCCCAAAGAGGAGTCCCCTCTGCAACTCGAGGTTAAGGATCTGGTTAAAAGCTACAATGGCAGGCGCGTTGTGGATGGTCTCTCCTTTTATGTCAGGAGAGGAGAAGTGGTCGGGCTTCTTGGCCCCAATGGTGCCGGTAAGACGACCGCCTTTTACATGACGATCGGCCTGATCAAACCCGAGCAGGGGCGTGTCTTCTTTGAAGGGGAAGACATCACTAAGCTGCCGATTCATGAAAGGGCTAAGCGCGGCATGGGTTATCTGGCCCAGGAACCCTCTGTTTTCAGGAACCTGACAGTGGAAGATAATATCCTAAGCATTTTGGAAAACCTCCCTCTAACAAGGGCTGAGAGGATGGCTAAGTTGAAGGAGCATCTAGAAGATCTTCATCTCGAGAAGCTTGCCAAAAAGCGCGCTGTCCAACTTTCCGGAGGGGAAAGGCGAAGGCTTGAGATCACTCGTGCCCTCGTAACAGAGCCAAAATTTCTTTTGCTAGATGAACCTTTTGCCAATATCGATCCGATTTCGGTCGCGGAGGTAAAGCAGCTGATCAAGATGCTTTCGAAAAAGGGGATTAGCGTGCTGATTACAGACCACAACGCCCGAGAAATCTTCTCGGCCGTGGATCGCAGTTATATAGTCAGAGACGGGAAGGTGCTCATGTCAGGGAATGTAGACGAGCTCCTTAATTCGAAAGAAGCTCGTGAACATTATCTGGGTACAGATTTTTCAATCTGA
- the ndk gene encoding nucleoside-diphosphate kinase: protein MFKKMFICLGMLAAFTLFFASCDKKKEEWKGKERTLSIIKPDAVSANHIGEIISRFESEGLRIAALKMVKLDEKGASDFYAVHKGKPFFADLVTFMSSGPVVAIVLEGDNAVLLNREIMGATDPSKATKGTIRSDFAKSISQNAVHGSDSKENAEIEIPFFFTEKEQQSRF, encoded by the coding sequence ATGTTCAAGAAAATGTTTATATGCCTTGGTATGCTTGCGGCCTTTACCCTCTTTTTCGCATCCTGCGACAAGAAAAAAGAGGAATGGAAAGGCAAGGAGAGAACTCTTTCGATTATCAAGCCTGATGCTGTATCGGCCAATCACATTGGAGAGATCATCTCCCGTTTTGAAAGCGAAGGCTTAAGAATTGCTGCCCTCAAAATGGTTAAGCTCGATGAGAAAGGCGCTTCGGATTTCTATGCCGTCCACAAGGGCAAGCCCTTCTTTGCCGACCTTGTTACCTTCATGAGCTCAGGTCCCGTCGTCGCAATCGTCTTGGAAGGCGATAATGCAGTTCTTCTAAACAGGGAAATCATGGGCGCAACCGATCCATCCAAAGCTACTAAAGGTACTATCCGTTCCGATTTTGCCAAATCCATCTCGCAAAACGCGGTGCACGGTTCCGACTCAAAGGAAAACGCCGAAATTGAAATTCCGTTCTTCTTTACCGAAAAAGAACAACAGTCGCGATTCTAA
- the ndk gene encoding nucleoside-diphosphate kinase yields MANERTLSIIKPDAVGKNHIGEIIHRFEKNGLHIVAAKMLHLSKEGAEGFYAVHKGRPFFNDLVSFMTTGPVLVMVLEGEGAVLKNRDIMGATNPKDAKPGTIRADFAQTIDENAVHGSDSAENAKIEIEYFFKNGEVCPRTR; encoded by the coding sequence ATGGCAAACGAGAGAACCCTTTCCATCATTAAACCGGATGCAGTAGGCAAAAACCACATCGGCGAGATCATTCACCGTTTCGAAAAAAACGGCCTGCATATCGTCGCCGCAAAAATGCTGCACTTAAGCAAAGAGGGCGCAGAAGGCTTCTACGCTGTGCACAAAGGCAGACCTTTCTTCAATGACTTGGTGAGCTTCATGACGACAGGTCCTGTTCTAGTCATGGTTCTCGAAGGGGAAGGAGCCGTCCTTAAAAATCGCGACATCATGGGAGCGACCAATCCTAAAGACGCCAAACCAGGCACTATCCGCGCTGATTTTGCACAGACAATCGACGAGAACGCCGTACACGGCTCCGACAGCGCCGAAAACGCTAAAATCGAGATTGAATATTTCTTTAAAAACGGCGAAGTCTGCCCCAGAACAAGATAA